Genomic DNA from Cydia strobilella chromosome 19, ilCydStro3.1, whole genome shotgun sequence:
CGCTCGTATTCGGCTCGTGCTCGGCTCATCTTTGGCCcagcctaaaggggcccactgactatcagtccgccggacgatatcggcctgtcagttgttcggaactgtcaaatttttgttctaactgacaggccgatatcgtccggcggactgatagtcagtgggacccTTTAGGTTCTTTAAAAAACCGAAATGTATGCCGATTTCTAAAGACACCTCTCACTCTCGAGTTGCGTGTTGGGGCAGTTAAGTACCGTTCAATTAATATATAGAGCGAAGTTAATATATAGACCAAAAGGAAtcaaactaaatatttattgcaaTTTCCAGAGGCCGCCGACAACATCCGTGCCTTAGTCAAGACCACCGGCAGCATTTCCCGTTTCGAAAAAAACGCCGACGGATCCATTCAGTACATCGTTTCCAAAGATGGCCAGGAACGCTTAAACCTGAAGATGACTCCAGGTGCAGAGGTCGACTTCACGACTCCTGACggcaaaaatactaaaattagcTGTCAGactaaagatgatggtgtgctGTCGGTAATGACTTTCCCTGATGGCGTTAAGCTTCATATGGACAGGGTGTTTGATGGCAATAACATGAAGCTTGTAAGTAAAAGCATATTATCCATTTAGGTCACCTGGGGGCGTAGCCAAGACGACAaacgttgatagaaaacgttaataaaaacttaaatataatgaaattgaaggaggttaaaaatagttctttacctatagatgacaggaaaacctacagGACAggagaaatgtgcagtcaagcgtgaatcggaCTTAATCACTTAgtatttgatccgacccctacgcgtttttaaaagacatttttaatacagttgctcaaaaagtgctacttttcgtggctgtttagcgtgcggaaagttggttttcgcgaactagtgcttttgactttccaatttttttaaatttttacttgttccaattcatgactacttattgatgagttgatattagtttcctttaaacgtcgtaatcaacataaaaacctactgttaatgtaagaatacgaaaaatatgcatgtttcatattttattactacctcttcatcattataagtattataacacgtttactttttaatgttaaaaaaccgttctaaataagttttttgaatggaacggaacgcttgtcaaagaagaggcgtattttcttactgcaagaatgttttaagtttccaaaggcaacattcgatattgtttttataaatatacgatacaaaTATACGAAacaatatttaggtaataatagtacaatgttttaatatttacaattgtttctgtcttatagaacatgcatttgaaaaaaaaactttcattgaagtgagttcaataataataacaaaatctattctagtcggataaaagctagaaaaacacttcttcataatgtcaatgtcaatgatgtcacagaattaataatataaaagtttcgaattccattccttacttgttgcttttcttattttctcgcaactgtattaaaaaacgtcgttagatacacgtgcggaaatgtcattcttcactcatcccgagtcttgccactcgcctacggctcgtggcaagatatctcggtgctcatgaagtaatgacatactttccgcactagcatcgaaatgtactattcactcacgtttcacataaaaaatacattgttaaaaattgtgtaatgtatagTCCgataagaaattgtagaaattaaaaagtagtgtcgtcccgttttcatagattgatttgaaagggacaacAATACAGTCTTGCCacttttaatttctacaatttcttgtcggacttatacccttggaacgcgagtccgactcgcacttggccggttttttgtttttcgttTGATGTTTGTCGATATACGATATTGTCATCTTGGCGAGGCCCCCtgcgggctaccgcgaaaaccgaaattcttaaattgcggggatctttctcttttactccaatgtagGCGTAATTCTGCAGTTTTGTGATTCTGTTACAATTCTTCGGGTGATTATACTCATAGTGGACAAAcattatgacgaccggtctggcctagtgggtagtgacactgcctgtgaagccgacgggtcctgggttcgaatcccgataagggcatttatatgtgtgatgagcacagatatttgttcctgagtcatgggtgttttctatgtatttaagtatttatatgttatatatatcgttgtctgagtacccataacacaagcctccttgggcttaccgtggcaGTGGcactcaatctgtgtaagaatgtcctataatatttatttttattatttatttattatttatatattttttactaattttagtttttgtttttcaaaGCGTCACTTATAACGGACATTGTCAGCTTGCTCAGTCACTTCAAATGTCCCATGAAACGGATATTGCCGAAAATAGCATAAACCTAGATTATCAttacaattaacaaaatat
This window encodes:
- the LOC134750084 gene encoding uncharacterized protein LOC134750084, with amino-acid sequence MAFYGKNFKKTKYENIDQLLDAFKAADNIRALVKTTGSISRFEKNADGSIQYIVSKDGQERLNLKMTPGAEVDFTTPDGKNTKISCQTKDDGVLSVMTFPDGVKLHMDRVFDGNNMKLIIYKDGSDQKGTVFYEQV